gaagagaagacaatgctgaataaagtcgtagtttttgctatttttggacaaaaaatttttttcaatgcttcaaaaaattcacatggactactctgatgatgttacagtagaccgtacacacagtttcaatggagggactgagagctctctgactaaatctaaaatatcttaaactgtgtttcgaagatgaacgaaggtcttactggtttgcaacgacatgagggtgagttattaatgacaattttgattattgggtgaactatccctttaaccgtCTGGGTCTGCAGTACCTCTTGGCTGTTTATTGTAGCACTTATACAGTTGCTAATACGGTTTACAAATGGGTGGAAAATGAGTGATGATATCAATTCAAAAATTAATATGATGTCTCaagtaataataaaagataagatACCAAAGCCAACAGAAATAAGGCAAGGACTACCTAGTGAGATTTTTACAGATTTATTTGCGCAAACAATGAAAGCTTAGAATCGGAGCTTCTGGAAGAACCATTTGTTCTTGCCTGTCTTGTACCTATAAAAGAAAACATTCACTTTCATCAATGTATCACCACATGTAGGACAATACATGCTTTTCTTATTGAGTGCATCAAAGAAAATTTCCAGTGCCCAACAAGATCAAACTTTTACTACAGTCATCTCTAAACAGAAGCTGAAGTCAGCAAGACTGAGTAAACTTTCCACAACACAATCTGCATCAAATTTAGTactacactaaaaacacattataaTCTGGCTTTTAACATAACATGTAATCATTTACAATCAATAACGTAgcatttaattgtaaaatgaaGTAGTTGAGATCTGGTGACAAAAACATACCTCTCCTCGAACTTAACCTTGGCCTCTCTCCTGGCCTTGCGCTTCAGAGCAGGATCTCTGAACATATCCTTGTTGACAACAGTTTTGTCGAGAGGAATGTCAACAGAGTATCTGAGAAAAGATGATGCACTTATTAGACAAATGTACATAATTAAACCCTGCTTTTTTTAAAGTGGTCAAATTAAACCctaaatttataaaaacaaaaatcaatacaGGGCACCCAATAAGCATCTATTAATTAGTATCTGCAACTGGATAAGTTCCATCAAGAAAGCACCCCATGCACAAAACTGTGTCACTCTGGGTATCATAAGACAAGTATAACCATAATTCAATCTGAATCAGTCATCAAAATTTGTGTCTATATCCACTACTGTACAAAAATTAAGGGTCAGCAGGGCGTTCTTTGGAAAAGTGATTTTATTCTCCATGTTCTCAATTGATCCAATCACAGTAAAGACCTTCATAATATTACgaaagatttatttcaaacaaatactgcttactttccattcatcaaacaaatccgaaaaaaaaaactgcacaacTATTTCCAAAACTAACAAGAATTGTTTCATGAGCAGCAAACTGATTTCTAaacaatcatgtgacactgaagactggagtaatgatgctaaagatAAAAAATTTACCATCAAagaattatattgtattttaaaatgttacagtagtaaacagttcttttacattttagcagtatttcacaatattgacaTTTATActgcatttctgatcaaataaatgcagccttggtgaacataagaggaCTTGTGTTAATAGACAGCAAATGTTTCCTCTGAAAACATTAGTCAATAACAAGAGAGACCCTGAATTAATTCCTGCTCTCCGACTGTTCAGGCTCTGCATACCTGGTTGGCATCAGATGGTTGTAGTTGAACACCTTCACAAATGCCTTGATCTTGGACCTCTTGGCAATCTTCTTCTTGCCCATGGTTGTGGTGACTTTACGAGGATAGCGATCGATGCCTGCGACCAGAGCGTGGCTGTAAGGACGGTCCGAGGTGCCATCATCAATgttctgaagaaacaaacacagcaCAACACGGTCAATATAAAAACACTCAACGTGTTATACTCAAACATCTTCTCCTTGATACTGTTTAACATGAACAGTACCTTGACAATCACAGCCTTGCGTCCGGCATAACGTCCAGCCAGGACCATCACCACCTTACCAGGTTTCATAAACTTGCCCATCTCTGAAAAACACGAGTTTGAGCATTACATTAGCTCCAAAAACAAAACCAGAATACAAGACACCAGTAGCACAATACACGCAATTAACCTCTTACAGTGAGAAAAACAATAACGCAACATAATAACTTGTCGTAGTTAAAAGGAAGCGatatattttaagttgtttcttcTGGGCAGCACGTTTATTAAACAAGATCCATCTAGGCATAGCACTGTGCTAACTCGTAATTATACCGCTGTATTATAACGTTCAAGTCGGAATAAATATCCTAGCCCTTCCACAACGGAACTTTATTTGATCTTTATTAACATATTACTGTTTCTTGCACACTTATAATAATAACCGTAGCTCCTCATCTATCGTGGACGAACAGGAAAACTTTCACGTCGCAAACAGACATGGAGCGAACTATAAACCCATTATCTTTCAAAACAGAGGACATAGTCAGACAATAAACACTTTAGATAGTCGTCAGGGGTATTTTCTCTGTAAGCAACATGAAAGGAATCCAGCAAGCCTTATTTCTTTATCGATGTTCATGGATTATTTTCTCGTGTGTGAAACTTACTGATGGTGCTCAATGGCCGACGATAACGGGAAAGGAAGTAGAAAGAGCGAGCCGTGACCCTTGGCACTGACAGCCAGTGACGTATTTCCGTCAATTTGTTAGTAGACAATTTATTGAATGTACCATAGACATAATGTCTATGGAATGTACCCCTCTACTGCAGAGTCTGTGAGCAACGCGTGGAAGTTTCACATATGCGGTCACGTGTATTCAggtttggcaaataaataaataaatacattggaaaagaagaaaataatgtCTTCCTTGTAGTTcgtttgtgctttaaaatgacagaaaaatacaTTCAGTAATTAAGTTTAAATTCGGACGActtcaacaaaaaataataaataaataaaattaaataaaacataacaaaagtGTTTCTCAATGCACCAATATACCCATCATaatattttcagaaaaatgtaattattttttaaatggaattgttttactgtaatttattgAATCTGGAAATACCTTATGTTTATGATAAAGTGTATGgactatttataataaaaatgtaattattaagcatttttacttttttatacgcTAGAATGTACTTTTGTGAATTTCTTgtcattttattctattttaattataGCTGCTTCATTTTAAACTCAATTTAAAGTTCTGCATTGTGCTACCACAATTCAAATTCAGAACTGAAATCGGAATTTCCCTTCATTCTAATTCCTTAAGTTTACATTCAATTTACAGTTTTCAGAAATTCAAAAACTGAAATGGAATTCAATTTGATAGAAGATATTTCTCTATCTAAATTTACAGCTATTACTATAATGACTACAACTATTCTGTAAATCatacatatattaaattacattgttTAAAAGAAAGAGCTGATGAGAAGTGAGAAAATATGACTGCTTTAGATACACAGACCATCCAGTATATTTAATCCATGAAATCACTGAAGTGAGACCATCATTACATCCAAAAATGATGGCACAAATTTTATAAAAAGGAATGTTATTGACACTGATTTGAAATCACCACTGAAATAACTGAAAGTCTTTTTCTTTCCAAGAAGAGgtacaaagaaaataataatttcttaaatagATAAGATaggacaaaacaaacaaatggacATCAAAATATgccaagcatatatatatatataataaaatgatatattaatataaaagaaaaaagcaagtgagaaaaaaaaatacattaaataagggCTAATAAATGCATCATAACCATTCCTCCATGTTCTAATGTTGCAGAGAAATACACTGATTGCTGAATCCATTTCCATGATGTAGTAACAAACAGTCCATTCTTA
The sequence above is a segment of the Carassius carassius chromosome 9, fCarCar2.1, whole genome shotgun sequence genome. Coding sequences within it:
- the LOC132149109 gene encoding large ribosomal subunit protein eL27-like, with the protein product MGKFMKPGKVVMVLAGRYAGRKAVIVKNIDDGTSDRPYSHALVAGIDRYPRKVTTTMGKKKIAKRSKIKAFVKVFNYNHLMPTRYSVDIPLDKTVVNKDMFRDPALKRKARREAKVKFEERYKTGKNKWFFQKLRF